CCATTCCCAATTTTTGAATGGAAGCGTCCGTCTCTTTGACGAGCTCCAGCAGCTCTTGCAGCAAAATAATCGTCGCATTCTGCCACTGTGTTTCTACTGGCGGACCATCATTTTGCTGGATCGCTGCAATTCCCACAGCGATTTGCGAGTTTTTGCTAATTTTTAATTGACCATAAGCAATCGCTTGATTGACGGCATCGCGAATATTTTTATCGGGACTAACCAGCGATGCGGAAGGGATGTTCATCTCACGCAATTGGCGATATACGTAATCAACACCAGTCAAAGCAAAATGGCTCTGTTTCTGTTCCCAAAGCTCCTTGTGGAACAAAATAATCTCCTCTACGTCAAATTTCGTCCCGCCTTCTTCAATAATCTCACTGTAGTCTTTTACATACCAAGGCTTAGAAACAATGCCCAATTCATCAGCGACCTTCTCAATATACTCCGCCTTTGGCAAATCTATCGAGATGCGGTCCAGTCCTCCTGGTACGTTCAGCAAGGTATGAAACAAAGAAAGGGAAATCGTATATTCATCGATCGGGATGTACACGGCAGGCAGCTTCTTTTGCTCTACCTTTTCCTTGGCAAAAAAATAAGGAAGTGGGCCAGCAAAAAGCAGCACGTCGCAGTCATGGATTTGATCAACCAACGCAGCGCTCTCTTTGGGGTTCTGGTATGTATACGAGGTCAGTTGAATGTAATCAATGGATTGGGTATGCTTCAAGATCCTTGGCAAAAATTCTTCCGAAGAGATTACCGCTATCGTAATGGTCAATGCTCCACCTCCTCATCTCTCTTTGATTTCCAGACGTCCTTAAACACGCGGATGAAGTTTTTGCCCAAAATACGCTCAATCGCTTCATCCTTGTACCCTCTTTTGGCAAGGGCGCGCACAAGCTCTGGAACCTTTGTATGTCCTTTTACGACATCAAAATCTTTGCGTCCTGCTTGGATAAACATATTGGGAGAATCGTATTTCATAAATGGTTCGATGATGTCCAGACCAAGTCCGACGTGTTCAACCCCAACCAGCTTCACGATGTGATCGACGT
The window above is part of the Brevibacillus brevis NBRC 100599 genome. Proteins encoded here:
- a CDS encoding HTH domain-containing protein, which encodes MTITIAVISSEEFLPRILKHTQSIDYIQLTSYTYQNPKESAALVDQIHDCDVLLFAGPLPYFFAKEKVEQKKLPAVYIPIDEYTISLSLFHTLLNVPGGLDRISIDLPKAEYIEKVADELGIVSKPWYVKDYSEIIEEGGTKFDVEEIILFHKELWEQKQSHFALTGVDYVYRQLREMNIPSASLVSPDKNIRDAVNQAIAYGQLKISKNSQIAVGIAAIQQNDGPPVETQWQNATIILLQELLELVKETDASIQKLGMDQFIIYGTRGSIEQMIEYGKIMQVLGNVDLLAKVTVAIGFGFGLTAKEAEANARIAIYHAQKTKESSAYLVTDEKEVIGPLNTESKTFQLKSENKEVLEIAEKTGASVATITKIMQYVKLHRDNRFTASDLAEYLQISRRSSERTLKKLIEHQVVEIVGEEQPYQQGRPRAVYRLNHP